The region AAAGTAATGCACTTTGCACAACCAGTTCCTAAAACTTCTATTTTCATCTTCAAATCCTTATAAAATAATATTAAATAAATACCCAATAGCAATTATTCCGCTTCCAACAATGGCAAAAAATATACCTATAAGCTTAAGTGAAATAATCTTTTTAAGTATTAAAGCCTCTGGCAAACTAAGTGCAGTAACCGCCATCATAAAACTTAGAGCAGTTCCAAGCAACATTCCTTTACTTGTTAAAACTTCTATAAGTGGCATAACTCCAGCTGCATTAGAGTACATTGGAATCCCCATCAAAACAGCGATAATAACAGCAAATGGATTACCCTCTCCTGTGTAAGATGCTATAAAATCTGTTGGAATGTACCCATGTATCCAAGCACCAACACCAACACCAATCATCACATAGATATATATTTTTTTAAATATATCTAAAGTATAACTCCATGCTTCTTTAGCTCTATCTTTCATTGATAACTTAACTAAAGTTGCTTCAAGTTCTCCATCTATTGGTTTAACATCCATTAAAATTTCTTTTTCCATATTTAGTTTTCCTATAAGCCAACCGCCTAAAATAGAAACACTAAGTCCAAAAATAATATAGATAGATGTAACTTCCCAACCAAAGATGCCAAACAACATTGCTATTGCAATTTCATTGTTCATAGGTGCTGAAATCAAATAACTAAATGTCACTCCAATTGGAATTCGTGCTTGAATGAAACCTAAAAACAGAGGTATAGCAGAACAAGAGCAAAAAGGTGTGATAATTCCAAAAAGAGAAGCTCCAACATGTCCATAAAATGATGATTTACCTTGCAAATGTGCACGAACATACTCTGTATTTACCCATGTTCGCAAAAATGAAACTGCAAATATAATAGTAATTAGCAAAAACCAGATTTTTATAGTGTCATATATGAAAAAGTGTAGAGCATCTGCCAACTTTCCCTGCAATCCAACGGTATCATAAATAAACTCTTTTGAGAATTCATACCACATTTAACAAAGTTCCTCTTTAATTATTGGCAATAATTCTTTTTCAATTAGATTAAGAGTTTTTTCATACTCTTTAATCTCTTTTCCTGTCGGATCTTCAAAACCCAAATGTATGGTTTTAATAGCTTTGGGAAACATAGGACAACTCTCTTTTGCATGATCACATACAGTTACTACTAAATCAAATGGAGTATCTAATACTCTCTCTATAACTTTAGAGTGATACTCACTTTTCCAATAACCTTTTTTTTCTAATAGTGCTTTTGCATTTGGATTAACACTGCCACTTGCTTTGACACCTGAACTTTGAGCTACTATAGAGTCTGATAACTTAGCATTTATCAACGCTTCTGCCATGATGGAACGACAACTATTGCCTGTGCATAAAATCAATACATTTTTTTTCATATCTTACACTCTTCATTTTGAGATATTTTTACTAACTTTGGAAGTTCTATATCCAAACAAGAAATCTCTGCTATCGCTTCACTTCTAAACTTATCTAATGGACTTCTAATCGAGTAATAAGCCCAAGTCCCTTTTCTATCTACTCTTATAAAGCCTGCTTCTTTTAAAATCTTAAGATGGCGCGATAGTCTTGACTGAATCATATCTAGTGAGTTTTGCATATCACAAACACAACACTCTCCATATTTATCCAAAAATCTTAACAATAGTACTCTTGTTTCATCATTTAATGCTGCTGCACTTTTTAAAAACACTTCCACCTAATTCTCCTTTAAAAAAATAGTATAACTCAAAAATATAAATATATCAAGATATATTGATTTAATGATATGTAAATTATCATTTATTTTACTATTAATAAAAAAAGTATTAGTTTTGTTTTAATTTCTCCAACTCAAACCAAGCTTCATTTACTTTATCATCCATGATTCCAATGGGTGGTTTTTTATTGCTTTGCCAAAGTGCTTCATCTGGCTTTGGACAGGCTCTTACACACTCATGACAGTAGATGCATAGATGCGGGTTGTAGTGGTATTTTAAACCTTTTTTATTTTTCTCATTTTCGGGTGGATTTTCTACTGGTACAAAAAGTATAGCACCAGGTGGACAAGCTTTTTCGCACTTCAAACAGTAGATGCACTCTTCCTCGCCGTATTCTATAAGACCTCTATAATCTTTATCTTTTTCTATGGGCGTAACTGGGTAGTCAATAGTTTGTGGTTTGCTAAAAAGATTTGTAAAAGCTTTTAAAAATGAAGAGAGCATCTACTTAGCCGTACACGATAGACAAGGGTCAAAAGATGCAAGTATAGCAGGAGCATCTGCATAGTTCTCACCTTTAAATATATGAGAAAAAGCAGGTATAGATGCAAAGGTCGGAGTTTTTATGCGAACTCTTTCTAAAATAGCTTTACCATTTCCTTTTACATAGTACATCAACTCGCCTCTAGGAGCTTCAAAACGAACTATCGCTTCTCCATTTGGCTTTCCCTTTACTTTTGTAAATATCTCGCCCTCAGGAAGTCCTGCCAAGATGTTTTCACACATCTCTATGGAGTTTAGTATCTCATTTAGCCTTACTACATTTCTTGCGTTTATATCTCCATCACTATGAGTTTGGATTTTGTACCCTACTTCATCAAATGGCAAGTAATCTATCTCATTTCTTACATCTACATTCATTCCAGATGCACGAGCAAGTGGACCGATAGCATTAAATCTAAATGCATCATCAAGACTCAATGCTCCGATGCCTTTAAACTTCAAAGACAAACTCCAGTTATTTGTAAACTCATCTATATAGCCAAGCACTTTTTGTTTTACAAGTTCAAGTTTTAAAGATATCATTTTAGATACTTCAAGAGATAAATCTCTGTTCACTCCACCGATAGAGATAAAATCAAACTGCACTCTGTTTCCAGTTAAGAGTTCTTGTATCTCCATAATATCTTCTCTATCGCCCATTATCCTCATAAACATAGCTTCAAAACCAGCATTTTCACAAGTGTGAGATAAGCAAAGCATGTGAGAGTGGATGCGGTCGAGTTCTAGCAAAAGTATTCTAAGATATTTAGCCTTGAGAGTTATCTCGGCATCTAAGAGTTTTTCTATGGATGCAGTGTATGAGAGTGAATGAGTGATAGCACAAAGTCCACAAACTCTAGCAACCACATAACCAACAGCATCGAACTTGAACTTCTCACTGCAAGCTTTTTCTATACCACGATGCACAAATCCGACATCAGAATCAACAGCGATAATTTTTTCATTTTCACACTCAAACTTAAAACGAACAGGTTCTAAAAGAGAGATATGTTGTGAACCAAGAGGAATATTTATTGTTTTTTTTGCCATAACTTATTTTACCTCAAACTTTATAAAATAAGCTATAATCTTACTATGAATAAATGGATGAAAATAGCTTATAACGAAGCAACAAAAGGGATGCTTGCAAACGATGGCGGACCTTTTGGTGCCGTTATAGTCAAAGATAACAAAATAATCTCTCAAGCACATAATGAAGTCTTAAAAACAAATGACCCAACAGCTCACGCTGAGATGAATGCCATAAGAAAAGCTAGTCAAACTCTTGGTACTTTTGACCTCTCAGGCTGTGTTTTATACACAAGTTGTATGCCATGTCCTATGTGTTTAGGCGCTATATTTTGGGCGAGAATTTCTACTGTTTACTATGGAGCTACTGAGGAAGATGCAGCTCGTGGCGGTTTTGATGATAAATTTTTTTATGAAATGCTCGATGGTAAAAACAGCGATTTAGATTTAAAACAGCTAGATGCAAAACAAAACGCTGAGCTTTTTGATATGTGGCTAAAAAAAAGAGATAGAAAGATATACTAGGTTCAAGACCATTCAGAGTTTTGTGTCAGGAATCGATAGATTATAAAATAATATTATAGCCTATTTTGCTCATAAAAATATTCGCCAAAAACCTAAAAGTTCTTGAACAAATACTATGTAAAAATTCTAAAGCTTGATTTACTGATTAAATTCTATCAACTATGAAAGAGCTTATGGAATATGAGAATATTTAGATTACTATAATTTATAAAAAAAGAAGTAGATCATAATTTAATTATTTATTCTATATAAATTGTAATTATAAATTTTCTCTTTTTTCAGTAATAGAATAAAGAATCTTTTTAAAAGCTTTTTCCAATATATCTTTTTCTGTTTCATTTAAAATATCATAGAAGTAGTTATCATTTTCTCCAAATTGGGGCATGCACTTAAGAACTATTTCTCTACCTTTATCCTCAAGGTAAATAAGTGAGCTTCTTTTGTCTTCCTTGGAATCTTTTTTATAGATAAGTTTTTTTAACTCAAGTTTTTTTACTACTTTACTAATTCCACCAGAGGAAAATACCATTCCAGCAGAAACTTCTGCTGCTGTTATTCCATCATTACGAACATGTAAAGATATTAACATATCTATTTCTGCTTGAGTTAAATCATATTCTTCATATATTGGTTTTCCCCTTGCATGTAACATATTACAAATTATAGTCATCGGAATAGTTATTCCAGCAGTTCCTTTTATACCTTCTTTGTTTCTTTCTTCTTCAAATTCATAAAATGCATCTAGTATTTTCTTTTTCATAATTAAATTATATCATGAATTTTTTAAATTCTTTTTAAATAAAGCTTCCTAGGAAAGTATATTTTAAGTATAAAAGTGTTACATTTTCAAATATAGATTCCTAGGAAGCTAAATTTAAAGGATAAAAAATGATTAAAAAGTCAATTTTGGCATTAAGTTTTCCAGCTTTACTTTTCTCTGAAAGTTTAAATAATTTAATAGAGATGTCATTAAAAAATAAAAATGTAATGGCTTCCGAGCAGAGAGTTGAAGCGGTTCAAGAAGAGTATAAAAGTGCACAGAAAGGTTATTTGCCAGTTGTCAACATAGGTGCTGGATATACAGACGTACTACATGAAACGGCAGCATTTGCGGACAATTCCCTAAACGCATATGTAGATGTATCATATGAACTTTATGATGGTGGAAAAAAAGATTTAACCTATCAATCTTATGAATCGCAAATTGAAGCTTCAAAAGAAGCTTTAATATCTTTAAAAAATCAAGTGTCTTTGGTTGTCGTAGAACACTATTTTAATTATTTAACTTATGTTTCAGAGAAAGACGCAAAGTTAAAAGAGATAGAACAATTAAACGCGCAGCATGATAGGCTTAGTAAATTTCTTGGTGTAGGTACAACGACTATTGACGAAGTAGATAGAATTGTATCAAATAAACAAAGCGCTAATGTAGAGTTACATCAAATAGAGTTAAACATTCAAACCGTTTTACATAAGTTGACCTATTTAACTGGACAAAAAGTTTCTATCAACGAAGGTTCTTATATTGAAATAAATCATGAAAATCCTGAGCC is a window of uncultured Sulfurimonas sp. DNA encoding:
- a CDS encoding TolC family protein, whose amino-acid sequence is MIKKSILALSFPALLFSESLNNLIEMSLKNKNVMASEQRVEAVQEEYKSAQKGYLPVVNIGAGYTDVLHETAAFADNSLNAYVDVSYELYDGGKKDLTYQSYESQIEASKEALISLKNQVSLVVVEHYFNYLTYVSEKDAKLKEIEQLNAQHDRLSKFLGVGTTTIDEVDRIVSNKQSANVELHQIELNIQTVLHKLTYLTGQKVSINEGSYIEINHENPEPRNDIKALKQSSQTQLLNAKNVKTANNPQISLDNKYTYYMDNYNNSTYADNAIDDQNVFSINATWEIFDFGSNEASYQAAYKSFLSSKSEYEYEKFKANVDLNLAIKSYEINEHKIKSAEAGLKAAISTYDIIKSKYENGLVDNVSYLEALSDQSDAESSLYSAKYALEVSKANVMYQRGKNVWEYVK
- a CDS encoding nickel-dependent hydrogenase large subunit; this translates as MAKKTINIPLGSQHISLLEPVRFKFECENEKIIAVDSDVGFVHRGIEKACSEKFKFDAVGYVVARVCGLCAITHSLSYTASIEKLLDAEITLKAKYLRILLLELDRIHSHMLCLSHTCENAGFEAMFMRIMGDREDIMEIQELLTGNRVQFDFISIGGVNRDLSLEVSKMISLKLELVKQKVLGYIDEFTNNWSLSLKFKGIGALSLDDAFRFNAIGPLARASGMNVDVRNEIDYLPFDEVGYKIQTHSDGDINARNVVRLNEILNSIEMCENILAGLPEGEIFTKVKGKPNGEAIVRFEAPRGELMYYVKGNGKAILERVRIKTPTFASIPAFSHIFKGENYADAPAILASFDPCLSCTAK
- a CDS encoding metalloregulator ArsR/SmtB family transcription factor — encoded protein: MEVFLKSAAALNDETRVLLLRFLDKYGECCVCDMQNSLDMIQSRLSRHLKILKEAGFIRVDRKGTWAYYSIRSPLDKFRSEAIAEISCLDIELPKLVKISQNEECKI
- a CDS encoding nucleoside deaminase; protein product: MNKWMKIAYNEATKGMLANDGGPFGAVIVKDNKIISQAHNEVLKTNDPTAHAEMNAIRKASQTLGTFDLSGCVLYTSCMPCPMCLGAIFWARISTVYYGATEEDAARGGFDDKFFYEMLDGKNSDLDLKQLDAKQNAELFDMWLKKRDRKIY
- a CDS encoding MarR family winged helix-turn-helix transcriptional regulator, with translation MKKKILDAFYEFEEERNKEGIKGTAGITIPMTIICNMLHARGKPIYEEYDLTQAEIDMLISLHVRNDGITAAEVSAGMVFSSGGISKVVKKLELKKLIYKKDSKEDKRSSLIYLEDKGREIVLKCMPQFGENDNYFYDILNETEKDILEKAFKKILYSITEKRENL
- a CDS encoding arsenate reductase ArsC, which gives rise to MKKNVLILCTGNSCRSIMAEALINAKLSDSIVAQSSGVKASGSVNPNAKALLEKKGYWKSEYHSKVIERVLDTPFDLVVTVCDHAKESCPMFPKAIKTIHLGFEDPTGKEIKEYEKTLNLIEKELLPIIKEELC
- a CDS encoding permease, which produces MWYEFSKEFIYDTVGLQGKLADALHFFIYDTIKIWFLLITIIFAVSFLRTWVNTEYVRAHLQGKSSFYGHVGASLFGIITPFCSCSAIPLFLGFIQARIPIGVTFSYLISAPMNNEIAIAMLFGIFGWEVTSIYIIFGLSVSILGGWLIGKLNMEKEILMDVKPIDGELEATLVKLSMKDRAKEAWSYTLDIFKKIYIYVMIGVGVGAWIHGYIPTDFIASYTGEGNPFAVIIAVLMGIPMYSNAAGVMPLIEVLTSKGMLLGTALSFMMAVTALSLPEALILKKIISLKLIGIFFAIVGSGIIAIGYLFNIIL
- a CDS encoding 4Fe-4S binding protein; this encodes MLSSFLKAFTNLFSKPQTIDYPVTPIEKDKDYRGLIEYGEEECIYCLKCEKACPPGAILFVPVENPPENEKNKKGLKYHYNPHLCIYCHECVRACPKPDEALWQSNKKPPIGIMDDKVNEAWFELEKLKQN